The following coding sequences lie in one Hippopotamus amphibius kiboko isolate mHipAmp2 chromosome 17, mHipAmp2.hap2, whole genome shotgun sequence genomic window:
- the LOC130839580 gene encoding keratin-associated protein 9-8-like produces the protein MTHSCSSPCCQPICCRITCCQPCCPPTCCQTTCCRTTCCKPTCGTTCCQLTCCGSRSCQPACCAPVYCHRTCYHPTCYCLPGGHAQSCGSSCCQPCCHPICCQTTCCRTTCCRPSCVSSCCQPSCC, from the coding sequence ATGACCCACTCTTGCTCTTCCCCATGCTGTCAGCCTATCTGCTGCAGGATCACCTGCTGCCAGCCCTGCTGCCCCCCAACTTGCTGTCAAACCACCTGCTGCAGGACCACCTGCTGCAAGCCTACTTGTGGGACCACCTGCTGCCAGCTCACCTGCTGTGGGTCCAGAAGTTGCCAGCCAGCTTGCTGTGCACCCGTGTACTGCCATAGAACCTGCTACCACCCCACATGCTACTGCCTGCCTGGGGGCCACGCCCAGAGCTGTGGATCCAGCTGCTGCCAGCCTTGCTGCCACCCCATCTGCTGTCAGACCACCTGCTGTAGGACCACCTGTTGCCGCCCCAGCTGTGTGTCCAGCTGTTGCCAGCCTTCCTGTTGCTGA